The Dreissena polymorpha isolate Duluth1 chromosome 10, UMN_Dpol_1.0, whole genome shotgun sequence genome includes a region encoding these proteins:
- the LOC127848380 gene encoding protocadherin Fat 3-like isoform X1: protein MTCPSQIMVSFNAIVVAMSSLFIHTPEGAIYNCSGSVHVVEVNDTALIGHVVVTATGNITQYSGCAHFLELSNGKLVLKTKLTTLCMDTPVCQFNTSDCSQTNILILTIVRTAFYNISFKEENYTATIAENTKNATLLQIGSDKLGVNLAMGNCYNGDETSWNHPKLFALKTESVPFFWRAISNRNSLYTFGDIDYEKSTGYALTIEGTYMGINGSATTTIYVEIIDEDDQNPTFNIKDGIDYRLDIAEEDNATVNRPHNTTPVMSAYDQDFGINATIKYKLRTITPSTGAHLFTIDPDKGTVNVTEVLDYEKQSNYRLIIEAYQVDNPQSRTAQATISVNVVDIDDHKPLFRPDVDDVVLLEHSVVGTHVYNVRALDNDAGENGFITYRIISNTEAFQLLKIDNFSAALNVKDPAKIDRENQENITVIIEPLTHNGKAGQNNLTVNIRLEDINDNNPVFGIPDMSEFSFTYVNQSDGTSIGKVEATDKDTGDNALLDYEIVNRTMNAGECYNDSPFIINKTTGVIVMSRGYLPCDGYRFVVQACDNPYNPIARRCSVTTVAVARIANETVDNSRQSINVTESVLIDTYVAQLMCGGTGVTYKVIPSITAVPFGVSANGILKTSGLLDRENNSTYDFLVQAYQYGQVKCNINISINILDVNDNAPVFQPDMYILYLGNTTEKGQIVGIVRANDSDIGDNGIVNYSFKTRSGKSYFINGSSGEISLVSPDHVRDIEQLVVIATDQGTPRYEASAVVYVLSGDIGTSSVPLNTPLEKGQITHKKKTLERGISEILNQSVVISHVKAYEKSPHRSRIFITPTEKSVETSTLVRQVYNNYEEIRTLFYSALECADTKHFDSDLGAPKIGFIVMAVVILVGTSIAIVFIYRQFNCHKRFKKLYETLNKDSSMRSSHAETATPESESRSANTNDETNVVSETSNGDVEAKVENITSVKESLDQRVCIEGNERQTGLNSEDMPDEAIKRNREKPVGSDSVSYAEMNKTESDGSNGLTKTESQSDVHDVADAEPMLEEPNPDYDPIKVRFSEPLKITAQNIGEEDDTSNMESNENGYDEKDKPSIKGDELENNDIHNKYNPMKDVYEGAYQHVMNGRVPSHDTEVGVDKIWFPLQDITSDNNSQYDFAPIVSI from the exons CAAATAATGGTTAGTTTTAATGCAATCGTGGTGGCCATGTCAAGTCTGTTTATACACACGCCCGAAG GAGCAATTTATAATTGCTCGGGCAGTGTTCATGTTGTTGAGGTCAATGACACAGCACTTATTG GGCATGTAGTGGTTACTGCCACCGGAAATATTACACAATATAGTGGATGCGCACACTTTTTGGAACTATCGAACGGAAAActtgtattaaaaacaaaactaacgaCTCTTTGT ATGGACACGCCTGTATGCCAATTCAATACAAGCGACTGTTCGCAGACG aATATTCTTATACTGACCATTGTGCGAACCGCATTTTACAACATATCTTTCAAAGAAGAAAATTATACTGCAACTATAGCAGAG AATACGAAAAATGCAACATTGCTGCAAATCGGTTCCGATAAACTGGGAGTAAATCTCGCGATGGGTAACTGTTACAATGGAGATGAAACCTCGTGGAACCATCCAAAATTATTCGCACTAAAG ACTGAATCTGTGCCGTTTTTCTGGCGGGCCATAAGTAACAGAAATTCCTTATATACATTTGGCGATATCGATTATGAGAAAAGCACTGGGTATGCCCTGACAATCGAAGGAACTTATATG GGTATAAATGGTTCAGCAACAACGACAATCTATGTGGAGATAATTGACGAAGATGACCAAAATCCGACATTTAACATCAAAGACGGTATTGACTACAGACTGGATATCGCTGAAGAG GACAACGCGACAGTGAATAGACCACACAATACAACGCCGGTTATGTCCGCATATGATCAAGATTTCGGCATTAACGCGACCATTAAATACAAACTAAGAA CTATTACTCCATCTACTGGTGCGCACCTTTTTACTATCGACCCTGACAAAGGGACAGTCAATGTTACGGAAGTATTGGACTATGAAAAACAATCGAATTACCGCCTCATCATCGAG GCTTATCAAGTTGACAACCCACAGTCGCGCACCGCTCAAGCAACTATAAGCGTTAACGTCGTAGACATAGATGATCACAAACCATTGTTCCGACCGGATGTTGACGACGTGGTGTTATTAGAACATTCAGTCGTTGGTACACACGTGTATAACGTGAGGGCTTTGGATAACGATGCA GGAGAAAACGGGTTCATTACCTATCGGATCATTAGCAACACAGAGGCGTTTCAGCTTCTTAAAATTGACAACTTTTCGGCAGCATTGAATGTAAAAGATCCGGCGAAAATTGATAGGGAAAATCAGGAAAATATCACCGTTATT ATTGAACCATTAACACATAATGGCAAAGCAGGTCAAAACAACCTAACAGTGAACATCCGTCTAGAGGATATAAACGACAACAATCCAGTTTTCGGTATCCCTGATATGTCTGAGTTCAGTTTCACGTATGTGAATCAATCTGATGGAACGTCTATAGGAAAG GTTGAGGCAACTGATAAGGATACTGGCGATAACGCTCTTCTCGACTATGAGATAGTTAACAGGACCATGAACGCAGGCGAATGTTATAACGATAGTCCATTTATTATCAACAAAACAACCGGGGTTATTGTTATGAGCAGAGGTTATCTACCATGTGATGGATACCGTTTTGTTGTTCAGGCTTGTGACAATCCTTATAATCCTATTGCGAG GCGATGCTCAGTTACTACGGTAGCGGTTGCTAGGATAGCCAATGAGACTGTGGATAACTCTCGTCAGAGCATTAACGTCACGGAATCCGTTTTAATCGATACTTACGTCGCTCAACTGATG TGTGGTGGCACAGGTGTGACGTATAAAGTAATACCTAGTATAACTGCAGTGCCGTTTGGTGTATCTGCCAA CGGAATTTTGAAGACCTCTGGATTATTAGACAGGGAAAACAATTCGACGTATGACTTTCTGGTTCAAGCCTACCAGTATGGACAG GTCAAATGCAACATCAACATTAGTATAAACATCCTTGATGTGAATGACAATGCTCCCGTGTTTCAACCTGACATGTACATACTATACTTGGGAAACACCACTGAAAAGGGACAAATCGTCGGAATAGTTCGT GCAAATGATTCTGACATCGGCGACAACGGAATTGTGAATTATTCGTTCAAAACCAGAAG CGGTAAATCGTACTTTATCAACGGTTCATCCGGGGAAATCAGTCTTGTTAGTCCAGACCATGTCAGAGATATTGAGCAACTTGTAGTCATCGCGACAGACCAAGGAACACCCCGATACGAGGCATCGGCTGttgtttat GTCCTCAGTGGAGATATTGGTACTAGCTCGGTTCCACTTAACACGCCTCTGGAAAAAGGACAGATTACACACAAGAAAAAAACACTTGAAAG GGGAATTTCAGAGATTTTAAACCAGAGCGTAGTCATTTCGCATGTGAAAGCCTACGAAAAGTCTCCGCATAG GTCCAGAATCTTCATCACTCCTACAGAGAAGTCCGTCGAAACCAGCACACTGGTCAG ACAGGTGTATAATAACTACGAAGAGATACGGACATTATTCTATTCTGCACTCGAGTGTGCGGACACCAAACATTTTGATTCGGACCTGGGGGCACCCAAGATAGGTTTCATCGTTATGGCGGTGGTTATTCTGGTTGGAACGAGTATTGCGATCGTCTTCATTTACAGGCAGTTTAACTG CCACAAAAGATTCAAAAAGCTCTATGAAACGTTGAATAAGGACAGTTCGATGCGCTCGTCTCATGCAGAAACTGCAACACCTGAAAGCGAGTCTAGATCGGCGAACACAAAC GACGAAACAAATGTTGTATCGGAAACCAGTAACGGTGATGTAGAAGCAAAAGTTGAAAACATCACGTCGGTAAAGGAAAGCCTTGATCAGCGTGTATGTATCGAGGGCAATGAGCGTCAAACGGGTTTAAATTCTGAAGATATGCCTGATGAAGCAATCAAACGCAATCGTGAAAAACCTGTTGGTAGTGATAGTGTTTCTTACGCAGAAATGAACAAAACGGAAAGTGATGGCAGCAACGGCCTTACTAAAACTGAATCGCAATCTGATGTGCACGATGTTGCAGATGCCGAGCCTATGCTTGAAGAACCTAACCCTGACTACGATCCCATAAAAGTTAGGTTTAGCGAGCCACTGAAGATAACGGCGCAAAACATTGGAGAGGAAGATGATACGTCAAATATGGAGTCGAATGAGAATGGTTACGATGAAAAGGACAAACCATCTATCAAAGGAGATGAGTTAGAAAACAACGATATTCATAATAAATACAACCCGATGAAAGACGTTTATGAAGGAGCATATCAACACGTAATGAATGGACGAGTACCTAGTCATGACACAGAAGTTGGAGTAGATAAAATTTGGTTCCCTTTGCAGGACATTACTTCTGACAACAACAGCCAATATGACTTTGCTCCAAtagtatcaatataa
- the LOC127848380 gene encoding protocadherin Fat 3-like isoform X2 encodes MSCQIMVSFNAIVVAMSSLFIHTPEGAIYNCSGSVHVVEVNDTALIGHVVVTATGNITQYSGCAHFLELSNGKLVLKTKLTTLCMDTPVCQFNTSDCSQTNILILTIVRTAFYNISFKEENYTATIAENTKNATLLQIGSDKLGVNLAMGNCYNGDETSWNHPKLFALKTESVPFFWRAISNRNSLYTFGDIDYEKSTGYALTIEGTYMGINGSATTTIYVEIIDEDDQNPTFNIKDGIDYRLDIAEEDNATVNRPHNTTPVMSAYDQDFGINATIKYKLRTITPSTGAHLFTIDPDKGTVNVTEVLDYEKQSNYRLIIEAYQVDNPQSRTAQATISVNVVDIDDHKPLFRPDVDDVVLLEHSVVGTHVYNVRALDNDAGENGFITYRIISNTEAFQLLKIDNFSAALNVKDPAKIDRENQENITVIIEPLTHNGKAGQNNLTVNIRLEDINDNNPVFGIPDMSEFSFTYVNQSDGTSIGKVEATDKDTGDNALLDYEIVNRTMNAGECYNDSPFIINKTTGVIVMSRGYLPCDGYRFVVQACDNPYNPIARRCSVTTVAVARIANETVDNSRQSINVTESVLIDTYVAQLMCGGTGVTYKVIPSITAVPFGVSANGILKTSGLLDRENNSTYDFLVQAYQYGQVKCNINISINILDVNDNAPVFQPDMYILYLGNTTEKGQIVGIVRANDSDIGDNGIVNYSFKTRSGKSYFINGSSGEISLVSPDHVRDIEQLVVIATDQGTPRYEASAVVYVLSGDIGTSSVPLNTPLEKGQITHKKKTLERGISEILNQSVVISHVKAYEKSPHRSRIFITPTEKSVETSTLVRQVYNNYEEIRTLFYSALECADTKHFDSDLGAPKIGFIVMAVVILVGTSIAIVFIYRQFNCHKRFKKLYETLNKDSSMRSSHAETATPESESRSANTNDETNVVSETSNGDVEAKVENITSVKESLDQRVCIEGNERQTGLNSEDMPDEAIKRNREKPVGSDSVSYAEMNKTESDGSNGLTKTESQSDVHDVADAEPMLEEPNPDYDPIKVRFSEPLKITAQNIGEEDDTSNMESNENGYDEKDKPSIKGDELENNDIHNKYNPMKDVYEGAYQHVMNGRVPSHDTEVGVDKIWFPLQDITSDNNSQYDFAPIVSI; translated from the exons CAAATAATGGTTAGTTTTAATGCAATCGTGGTGGCCATGTCAAGTCTGTTTATACACACGCCCGAAG GAGCAATTTATAATTGCTCGGGCAGTGTTCATGTTGTTGAGGTCAATGACACAGCACTTATTG GGCATGTAGTGGTTACTGCCACCGGAAATATTACACAATATAGTGGATGCGCACACTTTTTGGAACTATCGAACGGAAAActtgtattaaaaacaaaactaacgaCTCTTTGT ATGGACACGCCTGTATGCCAATTCAATACAAGCGACTGTTCGCAGACG aATATTCTTATACTGACCATTGTGCGAACCGCATTTTACAACATATCTTTCAAAGAAGAAAATTATACTGCAACTATAGCAGAG AATACGAAAAATGCAACATTGCTGCAAATCGGTTCCGATAAACTGGGAGTAAATCTCGCGATGGGTAACTGTTACAATGGAGATGAAACCTCGTGGAACCATCCAAAATTATTCGCACTAAAG ACTGAATCTGTGCCGTTTTTCTGGCGGGCCATAAGTAACAGAAATTCCTTATATACATTTGGCGATATCGATTATGAGAAAAGCACTGGGTATGCCCTGACAATCGAAGGAACTTATATG GGTATAAATGGTTCAGCAACAACGACAATCTATGTGGAGATAATTGACGAAGATGACCAAAATCCGACATTTAACATCAAAGACGGTATTGACTACAGACTGGATATCGCTGAAGAG GACAACGCGACAGTGAATAGACCACACAATACAACGCCGGTTATGTCCGCATATGATCAAGATTTCGGCATTAACGCGACCATTAAATACAAACTAAGAA CTATTACTCCATCTACTGGTGCGCACCTTTTTACTATCGACCCTGACAAAGGGACAGTCAATGTTACGGAAGTATTGGACTATGAAAAACAATCGAATTACCGCCTCATCATCGAG GCTTATCAAGTTGACAACCCACAGTCGCGCACCGCTCAAGCAACTATAAGCGTTAACGTCGTAGACATAGATGATCACAAACCATTGTTCCGACCGGATGTTGACGACGTGGTGTTATTAGAACATTCAGTCGTTGGTACACACGTGTATAACGTGAGGGCTTTGGATAACGATGCA GGAGAAAACGGGTTCATTACCTATCGGATCATTAGCAACACAGAGGCGTTTCAGCTTCTTAAAATTGACAACTTTTCGGCAGCATTGAATGTAAAAGATCCGGCGAAAATTGATAGGGAAAATCAGGAAAATATCACCGTTATT ATTGAACCATTAACACATAATGGCAAAGCAGGTCAAAACAACCTAACAGTGAACATCCGTCTAGAGGATATAAACGACAACAATCCAGTTTTCGGTATCCCTGATATGTCTGAGTTCAGTTTCACGTATGTGAATCAATCTGATGGAACGTCTATAGGAAAG GTTGAGGCAACTGATAAGGATACTGGCGATAACGCTCTTCTCGACTATGAGATAGTTAACAGGACCATGAACGCAGGCGAATGTTATAACGATAGTCCATTTATTATCAACAAAACAACCGGGGTTATTGTTATGAGCAGAGGTTATCTACCATGTGATGGATACCGTTTTGTTGTTCAGGCTTGTGACAATCCTTATAATCCTATTGCGAG GCGATGCTCAGTTACTACGGTAGCGGTTGCTAGGATAGCCAATGAGACTGTGGATAACTCTCGTCAGAGCATTAACGTCACGGAATCCGTTTTAATCGATACTTACGTCGCTCAACTGATG TGTGGTGGCACAGGTGTGACGTATAAAGTAATACCTAGTATAACTGCAGTGCCGTTTGGTGTATCTGCCAA CGGAATTTTGAAGACCTCTGGATTATTAGACAGGGAAAACAATTCGACGTATGACTTTCTGGTTCAAGCCTACCAGTATGGACAG GTCAAATGCAACATCAACATTAGTATAAACATCCTTGATGTGAATGACAATGCTCCCGTGTTTCAACCTGACATGTACATACTATACTTGGGAAACACCACTGAAAAGGGACAAATCGTCGGAATAGTTCGT GCAAATGATTCTGACATCGGCGACAACGGAATTGTGAATTATTCGTTCAAAACCAGAAG CGGTAAATCGTACTTTATCAACGGTTCATCCGGGGAAATCAGTCTTGTTAGTCCAGACCATGTCAGAGATATTGAGCAACTTGTAGTCATCGCGACAGACCAAGGAACACCCCGATACGAGGCATCGGCTGttgtttat GTCCTCAGTGGAGATATTGGTACTAGCTCGGTTCCACTTAACACGCCTCTGGAAAAAGGACAGATTACACACAAGAAAAAAACACTTGAAAG GGGAATTTCAGAGATTTTAAACCAGAGCGTAGTCATTTCGCATGTGAAAGCCTACGAAAAGTCTCCGCATAG GTCCAGAATCTTCATCACTCCTACAGAGAAGTCCGTCGAAACCAGCACACTGGTCAG ACAGGTGTATAATAACTACGAAGAGATACGGACATTATTCTATTCTGCACTCGAGTGTGCGGACACCAAACATTTTGATTCGGACCTGGGGGCACCCAAGATAGGTTTCATCGTTATGGCGGTGGTTATTCTGGTTGGAACGAGTATTGCGATCGTCTTCATTTACAGGCAGTTTAACTG CCACAAAAGATTCAAAAAGCTCTATGAAACGTTGAATAAGGACAGTTCGATGCGCTCGTCTCATGCAGAAACTGCAACACCTGAAAGCGAGTCTAGATCGGCGAACACAAAC GACGAAACAAATGTTGTATCGGAAACCAGTAACGGTGATGTAGAAGCAAAAGTTGAAAACATCACGTCGGTAAAGGAAAGCCTTGATCAGCGTGTATGTATCGAGGGCAATGAGCGTCAAACGGGTTTAAATTCTGAAGATATGCCTGATGAAGCAATCAAACGCAATCGTGAAAAACCTGTTGGTAGTGATAGTGTTTCTTACGCAGAAATGAACAAAACGGAAAGTGATGGCAGCAACGGCCTTACTAAAACTGAATCGCAATCTGATGTGCACGATGTTGCAGATGCCGAGCCTATGCTTGAAGAACCTAACCCTGACTACGATCCCATAAAAGTTAGGTTTAGCGAGCCACTGAAGATAACGGCGCAAAACATTGGAGAGGAAGATGATACGTCAAATATGGAGTCGAATGAGAATGGTTACGATGAAAAGGACAAACCATCTATCAAAGGAGATGAGTTAGAAAACAACGATATTCATAATAAATACAACCCGATGAAAGACGTTTATGAAGGAGCATATCAACACGTAATGAATGGACGAGTACCTAGTCATGACACAGAAGTTGGAGTAGATAAAATTTGGTTCCCTTTGCAGGACATTACTTCTGACAACAACAGCCAATATGACTTTGCTCCAAtagtatcaatataa
- the LOC127848380 gene encoding protocadherin Fat 3-like isoform X3 produces the protein MVSFNAIVVAMSSLFIHTPEGAIYNCSGSVHVVEVNDTALIGHVVVTATGNITQYSGCAHFLELSNGKLVLKTKLTTLCMDTPVCQFNTSDCSQTNILILTIVRTAFYNISFKEENYTATIAENTKNATLLQIGSDKLGVNLAMGNCYNGDETSWNHPKLFALKTESVPFFWRAISNRNSLYTFGDIDYEKSTGYALTIEGTYMGINGSATTTIYVEIIDEDDQNPTFNIKDGIDYRLDIAEEDNATVNRPHNTTPVMSAYDQDFGINATIKYKLRTITPSTGAHLFTIDPDKGTVNVTEVLDYEKQSNYRLIIEAYQVDNPQSRTAQATISVNVVDIDDHKPLFRPDVDDVVLLEHSVVGTHVYNVRALDNDAGENGFITYRIISNTEAFQLLKIDNFSAALNVKDPAKIDRENQENITVIIEPLTHNGKAGQNNLTVNIRLEDINDNNPVFGIPDMSEFSFTYVNQSDGTSIGKVEATDKDTGDNALLDYEIVNRTMNAGECYNDSPFIINKTTGVIVMSRGYLPCDGYRFVVQACDNPYNPIARRCSVTTVAVARIANETVDNSRQSINVTESVLIDTYVAQLMCGGTGVTYKVIPSITAVPFGVSANGILKTSGLLDRENNSTYDFLVQAYQYGQVKCNINISINILDVNDNAPVFQPDMYILYLGNTTEKGQIVGIVRANDSDIGDNGIVNYSFKTRSGKSYFINGSSGEISLVSPDHVRDIEQLVVIATDQGTPRYEASAVVYVLSGDIGTSSVPLNTPLEKGQITHKKKTLERGISEILNQSVVISHVKAYEKSPHRSRIFITPTEKSVETSTLVRQVYNNYEEIRTLFYSALECADTKHFDSDLGAPKIGFIVMAVVILVGTSIAIVFIYRQFNCHKRFKKLYETLNKDSSMRSSHAETATPESESRSANTNDETNVVSETSNGDVEAKVENITSVKESLDQRVCIEGNERQTGLNSEDMPDEAIKRNREKPVGSDSVSYAEMNKTESDGSNGLTKTESQSDVHDVADAEPMLEEPNPDYDPIKVRFSEPLKITAQNIGEEDDTSNMESNENGYDEKDKPSIKGDELENNDIHNKYNPMKDVYEGAYQHVMNGRVPSHDTEVGVDKIWFPLQDITSDNNSQYDFAPIVSI, from the exons ATGGTTAGTTTTAATGCAATCGTGGTGGCCATGTCAAGTCTGTTTATACACACGCCCGAAG GAGCAATTTATAATTGCTCGGGCAGTGTTCATGTTGTTGAGGTCAATGACACAGCACTTATTG GGCATGTAGTGGTTACTGCCACCGGAAATATTACACAATATAGTGGATGCGCACACTTTTTGGAACTATCGAACGGAAAActtgtattaaaaacaaaactaacgaCTCTTTGT ATGGACACGCCTGTATGCCAATTCAATACAAGCGACTGTTCGCAGACG aATATTCTTATACTGACCATTGTGCGAACCGCATTTTACAACATATCTTTCAAAGAAGAAAATTATACTGCAACTATAGCAGAG AATACGAAAAATGCAACATTGCTGCAAATCGGTTCCGATAAACTGGGAGTAAATCTCGCGATGGGTAACTGTTACAATGGAGATGAAACCTCGTGGAACCATCCAAAATTATTCGCACTAAAG ACTGAATCTGTGCCGTTTTTCTGGCGGGCCATAAGTAACAGAAATTCCTTATATACATTTGGCGATATCGATTATGAGAAAAGCACTGGGTATGCCCTGACAATCGAAGGAACTTATATG GGTATAAATGGTTCAGCAACAACGACAATCTATGTGGAGATAATTGACGAAGATGACCAAAATCCGACATTTAACATCAAAGACGGTATTGACTACAGACTGGATATCGCTGAAGAG GACAACGCGACAGTGAATAGACCACACAATACAACGCCGGTTATGTCCGCATATGATCAAGATTTCGGCATTAACGCGACCATTAAATACAAACTAAGAA CTATTACTCCATCTACTGGTGCGCACCTTTTTACTATCGACCCTGACAAAGGGACAGTCAATGTTACGGAAGTATTGGACTATGAAAAACAATCGAATTACCGCCTCATCATCGAG GCTTATCAAGTTGACAACCCACAGTCGCGCACCGCTCAAGCAACTATAAGCGTTAACGTCGTAGACATAGATGATCACAAACCATTGTTCCGACCGGATGTTGACGACGTGGTGTTATTAGAACATTCAGTCGTTGGTACACACGTGTATAACGTGAGGGCTTTGGATAACGATGCA GGAGAAAACGGGTTCATTACCTATCGGATCATTAGCAACACAGAGGCGTTTCAGCTTCTTAAAATTGACAACTTTTCGGCAGCATTGAATGTAAAAGATCCGGCGAAAATTGATAGGGAAAATCAGGAAAATATCACCGTTATT ATTGAACCATTAACACATAATGGCAAAGCAGGTCAAAACAACCTAACAGTGAACATCCGTCTAGAGGATATAAACGACAACAATCCAGTTTTCGGTATCCCTGATATGTCTGAGTTCAGTTTCACGTATGTGAATCAATCTGATGGAACGTCTATAGGAAAG GTTGAGGCAACTGATAAGGATACTGGCGATAACGCTCTTCTCGACTATGAGATAGTTAACAGGACCATGAACGCAGGCGAATGTTATAACGATAGTCCATTTATTATCAACAAAACAACCGGGGTTATTGTTATGAGCAGAGGTTATCTACCATGTGATGGATACCGTTTTGTTGTTCAGGCTTGTGACAATCCTTATAATCCTATTGCGAG GCGATGCTCAGTTACTACGGTAGCGGTTGCTAGGATAGCCAATGAGACTGTGGATAACTCTCGTCAGAGCATTAACGTCACGGAATCCGTTTTAATCGATACTTACGTCGCTCAACTGATG TGTGGTGGCACAGGTGTGACGTATAAAGTAATACCTAGTATAACTGCAGTGCCGTTTGGTGTATCTGCCAA CGGAATTTTGAAGACCTCTGGATTATTAGACAGGGAAAACAATTCGACGTATGACTTTCTGGTTCAAGCCTACCAGTATGGACAG GTCAAATGCAACATCAACATTAGTATAAACATCCTTGATGTGAATGACAATGCTCCCGTGTTTCAACCTGACATGTACATACTATACTTGGGAAACACCACTGAAAAGGGACAAATCGTCGGAATAGTTCGT GCAAATGATTCTGACATCGGCGACAACGGAATTGTGAATTATTCGTTCAAAACCAGAAG CGGTAAATCGTACTTTATCAACGGTTCATCCGGGGAAATCAGTCTTGTTAGTCCAGACCATGTCAGAGATATTGAGCAACTTGTAGTCATCGCGACAGACCAAGGAACACCCCGATACGAGGCATCGGCTGttgtttat GTCCTCAGTGGAGATATTGGTACTAGCTCGGTTCCACTTAACACGCCTCTGGAAAAAGGACAGATTACACACAAGAAAAAAACACTTGAAAG GGGAATTTCAGAGATTTTAAACCAGAGCGTAGTCATTTCGCATGTGAAAGCCTACGAAAAGTCTCCGCATAG GTCCAGAATCTTCATCACTCCTACAGAGAAGTCCGTCGAAACCAGCACACTGGTCAG ACAGGTGTATAATAACTACGAAGAGATACGGACATTATTCTATTCTGCACTCGAGTGTGCGGACACCAAACATTTTGATTCGGACCTGGGGGCACCCAAGATAGGTTTCATCGTTATGGCGGTGGTTATTCTGGTTGGAACGAGTATTGCGATCGTCTTCATTTACAGGCAGTTTAACTG CCACAAAAGATTCAAAAAGCTCTATGAAACGTTGAATAAGGACAGTTCGATGCGCTCGTCTCATGCAGAAACTGCAACACCTGAAAGCGAGTCTAGATCGGCGAACACAAAC GACGAAACAAATGTTGTATCGGAAACCAGTAACGGTGATGTAGAAGCAAAAGTTGAAAACATCACGTCGGTAAAGGAAAGCCTTGATCAGCGTGTATGTATCGAGGGCAATGAGCGTCAAACGGGTTTAAATTCTGAAGATATGCCTGATGAAGCAATCAAACGCAATCGTGAAAAACCTGTTGGTAGTGATAGTGTTTCTTACGCAGAAATGAACAAAACGGAAAGTGATGGCAGCAACGGCCTTACTAAAACTGAATCGCAATCTGATGTGCACGATGTTGCAGATGCCGAGCCTATGCTTGAAGAACCTAACCCTGACTACGATCCCATAAAAGTTAGGTTTAGCGAGCCACTGAAGATAACGGCGCAAAACATTGGAGAGGAAGATGATACGTCAAATATGGAGTCGAATGAGAATGGTTACGATGAAAAGGACAAACCATCTATCAAAGGAGATGAGTTAGAAAACAACGATATTCATAATAAATACAACCCGATGAAAGACGTTTATGAAGGAGCATATCAACACGTAATGAATGGACGAGTACCTAGTCATGACACAGAAGTTGGAGTAGATAAAATTTGGTTCCCTTTGCAGGACATTACTTCTGACAACAACAGCCAATATGACTTTGCTCCAAtagtatcaatataa